GACGGAAGAAACTGGGCATGGTCTTCCAGAACTTCGCCCTCCTCCCCCACAGGAGCGTCATCGAGAATGTCGCCTTCGGACTGGAGGTGCAGGGGATGCCCGAGGGAGAAAGGATCGAAAAGGCAGGAAAGACCATCGAGATGGTGGGCCTTGCCGGCTACGAGGAGAGCACGCCCGACGAACTCTCCGGTGGCATGAAACAACGGGTCGGCCTGGCCCGCGCCCTTGCCAGCGACCCCGACGTCCTCCTGATGGATGAAGCATTCAGCGCCCTCGACCCCATTATCAGGACAGGAATGCAGGACGAACTCCTCGACCTCCAGAATGACCTCTCGAAGACGATCGTCTTTGTCACCCACGACCTCGACGAGGCCCTCAAACTCGGGAACAGGATCGCCCTGATGAAGGACGGATGCATTGTGCAGGTCGGTACGCCCGAGGAGATCCTCACCTCGCCGGCCGACGACTATGTGGCCAGTTTTGTCGCCGGCGTCGACAGGACCAGAGTGCTCACCGCGGAAGGCGTCATGAAGCCTCCCGAACCTGTTGTATCGATCATTTCCGGCCCCAGGGTCGCCCTGAAACTGATGGAAGAGCACGGGATCTCGACAATCTTCGTTGTCGGGAAAGGAAAGGTCCTGAGGGGCCTGGTGACCGTCGACGATGCCGTCGCAGCGGCACGGGCAAAGAAGACGAACATCGAGGAGATCCTGATCACCGACACCCCGGTCACGAGCCCCGGGACGCCTGTCCGCGACCTGCTGGGCCTCGTGGCCACAAGCCAGTATCCCGTTGCAGTCGTCGACGCCTGCAACCGACTCAAGGGTGTCATTGTCAGGGGTTCTCTCCTTGCCGCCCTGGCCGTCGCCGGCAACGGTGAGGAGGAGTGCGTATGACCTCCTTCGACCTCCCGAAGCTCCCGCTCGGCGATGCGGTCGAGGCCCTCGTCGAGTGGATCGAGATCACCTTCGCCGTCGCCCTGGACCGGATCAGCGACGGGCTGGACGCGATCATCGGCGGGATGAAGTCCCTCCTCCTCGTCCTGCCGCCGCCGGTCTTCATTGTCGTGGCGTCGGTTCTCATATGGCTTGTCACGAAACGCAACACCAGACTCGCCGTCGGTTCCGCAATCGGCCTCCTCCTTATCTGGGACCTGCACCTCTGGCCCCTTGCAATGGAAACGCTTGCGCTGGTCCTGGTGGCCACGCTCTTTGCGCTTCTCATCGGGATACCGACAGGTATCTTTGCGGCGCGCTCTGAGACGGCGCACAGGATCGTCAAGCCGGGCCTCGACTTCATGCAGACGATGCCGGCCTTTGTCTACCTCATTCCCGCGGTGGTCTTCTTCGGCCTTGGCAACGTGCCCGGCATGATCGCCACCGTCATCTTTGCGATGCCGCCTGTGGTCAGGCTCACCACTCTCGGGATCCAGCAGGTGCCCGGGGAACTGACCGAACTCGCCGACGCCTTCGGGACCACCGAGAGGCAGAAACTGATCAAGGTCCAGTTGCCTGTCGCCCTGCCGACGATCATGGCCGGCATCAACCAGTGTATCATGATGGCTCTCTCGATGGTGGTGATCGCCGCCATGATCGGGGCCCAGGGTCTTGGCTACACGGTGCTGGAGGGCATCCAGCGCCTCGACATTGGCCTCGGTTTCGAGGGCGGCCTTGCGATCGTGATCATCGCGATCATCCTCGACCGGGTGACCCAGAGCCTGGCACCCGCGCGTACAGAACGATAAAAACATTTTCCCGAGTTGATAGTATGATAAAAAACAGCAAAACAATCGTATGTATTCTGGTCGGCCTCGTGGCCGCCGCACTCGTCCTCACCGCCGGCTGCACCGGAGACAGAGGAGCACAGCCTTCAGAACAGAAATCGATCTCCATCGGCTACGTCCTCTGGGACTCAGAGATCGCGAGCACCAACGTGCTCAAGCAGGTCTTCGAGAAGGCGGGCTATGAGGTCACCATCACTGCTGTCGACGCCGCACCCCTCTACCAGGCCGTCGCCAGCGGCGATGTGGACTGCACCGTCTCGGCCTGGCTTCCCCGGACGCAGAAGGCCTACATGGACAGGTTCGGGGACCAGTTCGACCTGGTCGGCAAGAACCTCGAAGGCGCGAAGATTGGTCTCGTTGTCCCGGCCTATGTGACCATCGACTCGATTGAGGAGATGAACGGTGTAAAGGACAGGTTCGACGGGAAGATCGTGGGCATCGACGCGGGTGCCGGGGTCATGAAGACGACCGAGGACGCAGTCGATGTGTATGGCCTCGACTATGAACTCATCTCCAGTTCAGGTGCCGGCATGACCGCGGCCCTGAAAAAGGCCGTCGACAGGGAGGAATGGGTCGTTGTCACCGGGTGGACTCCGCACTGGAAGTTCGCCCGCTGGGACCTGAAGTACCTCGACGACCCGAAGGGAGTCTACGGCGGCGAGGAGTACATCGGTACTCTTGCCCGGAAGGGGCTTGCAGAGGACGATCCCGAGGCCTATGCAATCCTGAAGCGTTTCTCCTGGACACCGGACGACATGGGGTCGGTGATGCTCGACATCGAGGGCGGCATGTCCCACGAGGACGCCGCACAGACGTGGATCGATGCCCATCCTGACCAGGTCGACGCCTGGCTCGGGAAGGCATAATACTCCAGAGCCCCTCTTTTTTCTGATGAAGGTCAGAGTCATCGCCTGCGGCAACCCCTATATGGGCAATGACGGTGTCGGCCACGCCGTGATGGAGCGTCTCTCTGCAAGACACCCGGAACTCGATATTGTCG
This window of the Methanofollis ethanolicus genome carries:
- a CDS encoding quaternary amine ABC transporter ATP-binding protein; the protein is MNKEMVKPKITIRSLYNIFGKHPEKVVSLLRKGKTKHEILEETGQTVGLRDVNLSVDEGEIFVVMGLSGSGKSTLLRCINRLIEPSHGEILIDGTDIASLEEGALREVRRKKLGMVFQNFALLPHRSVIENVAFGLEVQGMPEGERIEKAGKTIEMVGLAGYEESTPDELSGGMKQRVGLARALASDPDVLLMDEAFSALDPIIRTGMQDELLDLQNDLSKTIVFVTHDLDEALKLGNRIALMKDGCIVQVGTPEEILTSPADDYVASFVAGVDRTRVLTAEGVMKPPEPVVSIISGPRVALKLMEEHGISTIFVVGKGKVLRGLVTVDDAVAAARAKKTNIEEILITDTPVTSPGTPVRDLLGLVATSQYPVAVVDACNRLKGVIVRGSLLAALAVAGNGEEECV
- a CDS encoding ABC transporter permease, encoding MTSFDLPKLPLGDAVEALVEWIEITFAVALDRISDGLDAIIGGMKSLLLVLPPPVFIVVASVLIWLVTKRNTRLAVGSAIGLLLIWDLHLWPLAMETLALVLVATLFALLIGIPTGIFAARSETAHRIVKPGLDFMQTMPAFVYLIPAVVFFGLGNVPGMIATVIFAMPPVVRLTTLGIQQVPGELTELADAFGTTERQKLIKVQLPVALPTIMAGINQCIMMALSMVVIAAMIGAQGLGYTVLEGIQRLDIGLGFEGGLAIVIIAIILDRVTQSLAPARTER
- a CDS encoding glycine betaine ABC transporter substrate-binding protein, producing MIKNSKTIVCILVGLVAAALVLTAGCTGDRGAQPSEQKSISIGYVLWDSEIASTNVLKQVFEKAGYEVTITAVDAAPLYQAVASGDVDCTVSAWLPRTQKAYMDRFGDQFDLVGKNLEGAKIGLVVPAYVTIDSIEEMNGVKDRFDGKIVGIDAGAGVMKTTEDAVDVYGLDYELISSSGAGMTAALKKAVDREEWVVVTGWTPHWKFARWDLKYLDDPKGVYGGEEYIGTLARKGLAEDDPEAYAILKRFSWTPDDMGSVMLDIEGGMSHEDAAQTWIDAHPDQVDAWLGKA